A part of Tigriopus californicus strain San Diego chromosome 10, Tcal_SD_v2.1, whole genome shotgun sequence genomic DNA contains:
- the LOC131888492 gene encoding beta-1,3-galactosyltransferase brn-like, giving the protein MMLRQVHRFVTRLKLKHVVPAAIVLFFLCDIVGLFHYLRAKDYETSFQWPLEGNILELATQMRRGETPTLKPINPHDYMLVKHSKGKCIQEDGVHYANLRLIYLVKSAVDHFEHREVIRKTWGFERRFSDVEIRTVFLLGQRPEQLHLKDRVMEEYKKHKDILQGDFYDSYFNNTLKTMMGMRWAMEQCPTSRFYFFVDDDYYVSTRNTLAFLRNPLNYPHYLEDPVVSFDDETFQVRKLQQIVNFDIPTDAKLLAGFVFRSRPLRQKWSKWYVDVEEYPFHLWPPYVTAGAYIMSRTALSDMYFGSYFVKRFRFDDIYLGILAKKLELELTHCDEFHFHRKPYTVRGYRHVVASHGFSDPQEMSRVWNQQKESGNA; this is encoded by the coding sequence ATGATGCTCCGCCAAGTGCATCGCTTTGTGACGCGGCTTAAACTCAAGCATGTGGTACCAGCGGCGATTGTCCTGTTTTTTCTCTGCGATATTGTGGGATTATTCCACTATCTACGTGCCAAGGACTACGAAACATCTTTCCAGTGGCCATTGGAGGGCAACATTCTTGAATTGGCCACACAAATGCGGCGCGGAGAGACACCGACCCTAAAGCCCATTAACCCTCACGATTACATGCTTGTGAAACACAGCAAGGGCAAGTGCATTCAAGAGGACGGTGTTCATTATGCAAACTTGCGTCTCATTTACTTGGTCAAATCCGCTGTAGATCATTTCGAGCACCGTGAAGTGATTCGGAAAACATGGGGATTTGAAAGGCGTTTCTCGGATGTTGAGATTCGCACGGTTTTCTTACTTGGTCAACGCCCAGAGCAACTTCATCTTAAGGACAGAGTGATGGAAGAGTACAAAAAGCACAAGGATATCCTTCAAGGTGACTTCTACGACAGCTACTTCAATAACACTCTCAAGACTATGATGGGTATGCGATGGGCCATGGAGCAGTGTCCAACATCCCGATTCTATTTCTTCGTAGATGACGACTACTATGTATCCACTCGAAACACATTAGCCTTTCTCCGCAATCCCTTGAATTACCCGCATTATTTGGAAGATCCCGTCGTGAGCTTTGACGATGAAACGTTCCAAGTGCGAAAGCTGCAACAAATTGTGAACTTTGATATCCCCACCGACGCCAAGTTGTTGGCCGGTTTTGTGTTTCGATCCCGTCCATTGCGTCAGAAATGGAGCAAATGGTACGTCGATGTGGAAGAGTATCCATTCCATCTGTGGCCACCTTATGTGACCGCGGGAGCCTATATCATGTCGCGCACGGCACTCTCCGATATGTACTTCGGGTCGTATTTTGTCAAGCGATTTCGCTTCGACGACATTTATCTAGGAATACTGGCCAAGAAGCTGGAACTTGAGCTGACCCATTGTGAtgagtttcattttcatcgaaaACCATACACAGTGCGTGGCTATCGTCATGTGGTGGCCAGTCACGGATTCAGCGATCCCCAGGAGATGAGTCGCGTTTGGaatcaacaaaaagaaagCGGCAATGCTTGA